One region of Gossypium raimondii isolate GPD5lz chromosome 6, ASM2569854v1, whole genome shotgun sequence genomic DNA includes:
- the LOC105772960 gene encoding oligouridylate-binding protein 1 isoform X2 yields the protein MQQQRLKQQHALMQQALYHNPSLMSGPQIEPILSGNLPPGFDAATCRSVYVGNIHPQVTEPLLQEVFLSTGPIEGCKLIKKDKSSYGFVDYFDRRSAALAIVTLNGRHLFGQPIKVNWAYASSQREDTSGHHNIFVGDLSPEVTDATLFACFSVYSSCSDARVMWDQKTGRSRGFGFVSFRNQQEAQSAINDLNGKWLGSRQIRCNWAAKGATSNDDKSGSDAKGVVELTNGTSEEGQEKTNDDAPENNPQYTTVYVGNLAPEVTSVDLHRLFHTLGAGTIEDVRVQRDKGFGFVRYSLHTEAALAIQMGNARILCGKPIKHHSSCVHGVASLLHQEQALPLCLHRLLHICLVFQLPTWLPMNDIWQ from the exons ATGCAGCAGCAAAGGCTAAAGCAGCAGCATGCTCTGATGCAACAGGCTTTGTACCACAATCCCAGTCTCATGAGTGGTCCTCAG ATAGAACCTATCTTGAGTGGGAATCTTCCTCCTGGCTTTGATGCAGCTACTTGCCGCAGCGT ATACGTGGGAAATATTCACCCCCAGGTCACGGAACCCCTTCTGCAAGAAGTCTTTCTGAGTACTGGTCCCATTGAAGGATGCAAACTTATTAAAAAAGATAAG TCATCGTATGGTTTTGTGGACTACTTTGATCGCAGATCAGCTGCCCTTGCTATTGTTACTCTAAACGGAAGGCATCT ATTTGGGCAACCTATTAAAGTTAATTGGGCATATGCTAGCAGTCAGAGGGAGGATACATCAG GTCATCACAACATTTTTGTTGGTGATCTCAGCCCTGAAGTTACAGATGCTACTTTGTTTGCATGCTTTTCTGTGTACTCTAGTTGTTC GGATGCTAGGGTTATGTGGGATCAAAAAACTGGCCGCTCGAGAGGTTTTGGTTTTGTTTCTTTCAGGAACCAGCAG gAAGCCCAGAGTGCAATTAATGACTTAAATG GGAAGTGGCTTGGAAGTAGACAGATCCGTTGTAACTGGGCTGCAAAAGGTGCCACTTCCAACGATGACAAATCTGGTTCGGATGCCAAAGGCGTTGTAGAGCTGACAAATGGAACCTCTG AAGAAGGTCAAGAGAAGACTAATGATGATGCTCCAGAGAACAATCCTCAGTATACCACGGTTTATGTGGGCAATCTTGCCCCAGAG GTTACATCAGTTGATCTCCACAGGCTTTTCCATACCCTTGGAGCAGGAACTATTGAAGATGTTCGCGTGCAACGAGATAAAGGTTTTGGTTTTGTGAGATACAGTTTGCATACTGAAGCAGCTTTAGCTATACAGATGGGAAATGCTAGAATTCTATGCGGTAAACCAATTAAG CATCATTCATCCTG TGTTCATGGGGTAGCAAGCCTACTGCACCAGGAACAAGCTCTGCCCCTTTGCCTCCACCGGCTGCTGCACATATGCCTGGTTTTTCAGCTGCCGACCTGGCTGCCTATGAACGACATATGGCAATGA
- the LOC105772960 gene encoding oligouridylate-binding protein 1 isoform X1 translates to MQQQRLKQQHALMQQALYHNPSLMSGPQIEPILSGNLPPGFDAATCRSVYVGNIHPQVTEPLLQEVFLSTGPIEGCKLIKKDKSSYGFVDYFDRRSAALAIVTLNGRHLFGQPIKVNWAYASSQREDTSGHHNIFVGDLSPEVTDATLFACFSVYSSCSDARVMWDQKTGRSRGFGFVSFRNQQEAQSAINDLNGKWLGSRQIRCNWAAKGATSNDDKSGSDAKGVVELTNGTSEEGQEKTNDDAPENNPQYTTVYVGNLAPEVTSVDLHRLFHTLGAGTIEDVRVQRDKGFGFVRYSLHTEAALAIQMGNARILCGKPIKCSWGSKPTAPGTSSAPLPPPAAAHMPGFSAADLAAYERHMAMSKYGGAQVMGMMHPQGQHALKQVAMGMGAAAAGQAIYDGGYQNVATTQQLMYYQ, encoded by the exons ATGCAGCAGCAAAGGCTAAAGCAGCAGCATGCTCTGATGCAACAGGCTTTGTACCACAATCCCAGTCTCATGAGTGGTCCTCAG ATAGAACCTATCTTGAGTGGGAATCTTCCTCCTGGCTTTGATGCAGCTACTTGCCGCAGCGT ATACGTGGGAAATATTCACCCCCAGGTCACGGAACCCCTTCTGCAAGAAGTCTTTCTGAGTACTGGTCCCATTGAAGGATGCAAACTTATTAAAAAAGATAAG TCATCGTATGGTTTTGTGGACTACTTTGATCGCAGATCAGCTGCCCTTGCTATTGTTACTCTAAACGGAAGGCATCT ATTTGGGCAACCTATTAAAGTTAATTGGGCATATGCTAGCAGTCAGAGGGAGGATACATCAG GTCATCACAACATTTTTGTTGGTGATCTCAGCCCTGAAGTTACAGATGCTACTTTGTTTGCATGCTTTTCTGTGTACTCTAGTTGTTC GGATGCTAGGGTTATGTGGGATCAAAAAACTGGCCGCTCGAGAGGTTTTGGTTTTGTTTCTTTCAGGAACCAGCAG gAAGCCCAGAGTGCAATTAATGACTTAAATG GGAAGTGGCTTGGAAGTAGACAGATCCGTTGTAACTGGGCTGCAAAAGGTGCCACTTCCAACGATGACAAATCTGGTTCGGATGCCAAAGGCGTTGTAGAGCTGACAAATGGAACCTCTG AAGAAGGTCAAGAGAAGACTAATGATGATGCTCCAGAGAACAATCCTCAGTATACCACGGTTTATGTGGGCAATCTTGCCCCAGAG GTTACATCAGTTGATCTCCACAGGCTTTTCCATACCCTTGGAGCAGGAACTATTGAAGATGTTCGCGTGCAACGAGATAAAGGTTTTGGTTTTGTGAGATACAGTTTGCATACTGAAGCAGCTTTAGCTATACAGATGGGAAATGCTAGAATTCTATGCGGTAAACCAATTAAG TGTTCATGGGGTAGCAAGCCTACTGCACCAGGAACAAGCTCTGCCCCTTTGCCTCCACCGGCTGCTGCACATATGCCTGGTTTTTCAGCTGCCGACCTGGCTGCCTATGAACGACATATGGCAATGAGTAAATATGGCGGTGCACAGGTAATGGGTATGATGCATCCACAGGGTCAGCACGCCCTTAAGCAAGTGGCCATGGGAATGGGTGCGGCTGCAGCTGGTCAAGCAATCTATGATGGTGGATACCAAAACGTTGCAACAACTCAGCAGCTTATGTACTATCAGTAA